The Spirochaetota bacterium sequence TAAAGCTCCGAATATGCAGCTTGATAAATAAGAAAATTTGACAATCTAAGCTCTCCTGAAGTTCTTATTATAAGATCTGGCTCTGGATAACTTTTAGTATATAAATAATTAAATATAAATTTTTCATCAATATCTTCTTTTTTTATTAAACCTTTCTCAAAATCATAAAGTATATTTTTAATCGCATTAACTATTTCAAATCTCCCAGAATAATTTAAACAAATTAAAGCAACTAATTTATCATTTTCTTTTGATTCTTTTTCTATCTTATTCATAGTATCAAGAACATCATTTGGAATACCATTTTTATCACCTATATGAATAATTTTAACCCCCATCTGTTTAATTTTATCAAACTCATTTTTATAAGTTTCCTTTATTATTGAAAATATAGTTTCTACCTCATTTTTTGGTCTTTTCCAATTCTCCTTTGAAAAAGCATAAAAAGAAGCAATTTTTATTCCATATTCTATACACCAAGAACAAACTTCTTTTACTTTTTTAGCCCCTTCCTTATGTCCAAATGTCCTAGGTTTACCATATTTTTGGGCCCATCTACCATTACCATCCATTATGAAACCAATATGAGTTAAAATATTAATAGATTCATTCATTTTTTTCAAAATTTTTATACTTTAATAAATATTTCTAACTTTTAATTATAATAATTTATATTGTCATTATCTCTTTTTCTTTCTCTTCAAATATTTTATCTATTTTTGAGATAGCTTTATTTGTAAATTCTTGCAATTTATCCTCTGCTTCTTTTCTTTCATCTTCAATTATCTCATCATTTTTTTCCATCTGTTTTATTTTTTCAAGAAAATCTCTTCTAATATTTCTAACTGCAACTTTTGATTCTTCACACATATTCTTCACTGTTTTTACAAGATCTCTTCTTGTTTCCTCAGTCATTTGAGGAAAAGCTAATCTTATTATTTTACCATCATTTACTGGATTAACATTTATATTTTCTTTTTGGATTGCTTTTTCGATAAAAGATAAATTTGCTTTATCCCATGGAGAAATAACTATAGTTCTAGCATCTTGTAAAGTAATAGTAGCAATAGATTGTATAGGCAAAATTTTCCCATCTGATAGTTCCACTTTAATATTTTCTACTATCCCTGCAGATATTCTTCCACCTCTAATTTTTTTTAACTCATTCTCAAGGTTTATTATTGGTTTTACCATTTTTATTTTAATATCCTCATAAAAATTATTTAAATTGGCCATTTTTCCTCCTTATATATAAGACTACCGACTATTTTTTTATTTAAGATTAAATCTTCTAAAACCTTTTCTTTATAATAATTTAATACAATAACAGGTATATTGGCATTTTTACAAATATCTATAGCAGTTAAATCTAAAATTGATAATTTTTTTGACAAATAATCTTCATATGAAATATATTTATAAAAAACAGCATTAATATTTTTTTCAGGATCATCACTATAAACACCATCTACCTTTGTTGCTTTAATTAAAATATCACAACTTGATTCTGCTGCTCTTAAAGCTGCTGCAGAATCAGTTGTAAAATAAGGGTTACCTGTGCCACCTGGGAATATACAAATATAATTTTCTTCAAATGCTCTATTTACATCCTGAACATTATAATATTTAAAAATTCTGTTAAATTCTAGAGAAGAAAAAACTTGAGTCTTAACCCCATTTTTTACAAATACTTCCTCAATTGCTATAGCATTCATAAAAGTAGAAATCATACCTATATAGTGCGCCTTAAAATCAGTAAACCCTTTTTTAATTAAATTTTTACCTCTAAAAAGATTACCTCCACCAATTACAATCCCTACTTGAATTTTGTTATCATACAAGGGTTTTATCTGTTTTAATAAAAATAATATAGATTCATAACTTATAGGATCCTCTTTCTTTAAAGCCTCACCTGTTATTTTTAACAAAATTCTTTTCACTATATCCTTCTTTGAATTTTTTAAAATTAAAATAATATTTAAATTTAATAAAATTTTCTTAAAAAGATTTGTACTAATAATTTATACTAATAATAAACTATGCTTAAAATTATATTTTATATTAATAAAATAAATTATATTTTAACAAAGTAGAATTCCTCTATATCTAAATTAGCACCTATTTTTTTTGAAACTTCAGAAATTAAAGTTTTTATATTTTTAGTTTCATCCTTGTAATATGGTAATTCCATTATACATTCATTTTGAAAATTTTTTCTTAACTTACCTTCAACTATATTAGAAAGTACATTATCTGGTTTGTTTGCAAATTTTGGATCATTTTTAAGTTCCTTCATCACTAATTCTCTTTCCTTTTCTAACCTTTCTTTTTCTATATTTTCATAAACTTTATATGATGGTTTATAGAAACTTGCAGTAACAGCAATATCCTCTAAAATTTCTTTTGTAGAATTATCTAAATTTACTTCTTTATCAAGTTTATATTTAATAATTGTTCCATCTTTACCCATTTGAATAAAAGTTACAATTGGATGCAAATTATCACCTTCAATGTATTTTATTCTATTAATTTTTATATTTTCGTTTAATTTAAGAACAGTTTCTCCTCTTAAACCTTCAACTTCAGAAGGAATATTTTCATTGCTTTTTACTTTGTTTTTTAATAATATTTTTGTCACTTTTTCACCAAAATCCCTAAAATCTTTTGAATTACCTACAAAATCTGTCTCACAATTAATTTCTACAAGGATACCACAATTATTTTCCACAAGTCCAAATACTCTACCTTCTGAAGCTTCTCTATCTGCTTTTTTTACAGATTTAGCAAGACCCTTTTCTCTTAAATACTCTATAGCTTTATTAAAGTCACCATTTGTTTCCTCTAAAGCTTTTTTACAATCAGCTATACCACAACCAGTCATATCTCTTAGTTTTTTAATATCATCTTTTGATGCAATCATTTATTTCCTCCTAAAAATTAATAACTATTATATTTTTACTTTTACACATAATATTTATATATATATGTTATATACAAATAAATATAATATAATTAATACATCATCAAAATTAAAAAAACAAAAATAAACCCTACAATAAATATTAATATCTTAACATCTAATTAAAAACATACTTAAAATAAATAAAAAGAAAATATTAATGGTTAAATTTCAATTAAATAAATTTGCTTAATAAAATCATTACATATAAGTATAAGAAAGCAATACTATTTTATTTTAAAAGAACTCTCTTTCATTAATGGATTTATCTTCATCAATATTATTTTCAATTACTTCTTTTTCCTTTTTTGAATTCTCATCCTTTGATTTACTCTCTTTTACTTTATTTTCATTTTGAGTTTTTAAACTAACACCTGTTTCATTTTGAGCATCTTTAACAGCTTTCGCAACAAGTTCACAGAATAAAGAAATTGCTCTAATAGCATCATCATTTGCTGGTATTGGATAATCAATTAAATCTGGATCAGAATTCGAATCAACAACCGCTACAATAGGAATATTTAGTTTTCTAGCCTCATTTATAGCATTTTCTTCAACAACTGTATCAATTACAAACAACATTCCAGGCAATGAATCTAAATCTTTTAATCCTGCAAAATTTTTTCTTAATTTCTCAAGAACTTTTCTAGTTTTGGATATCTCTTTTTTTGACATCCCTGGAAAATTATTCTTTTCAAGCTCTTCTATCTCAATTAATTTTTTAATAGACAATCTAATAGTATCAAAATTGGTTAATGTTCCCCCCAGCCATCTATTGGAAACATATGGCATTCCACAATCTTTAGCCCAGTTTTCTACTTCATTCTGTGCTTGCTTTTTAGTTCCAACAAACAAAATCTTTTCTCCTTTTTTCACAGTTTCTTTAATAGCTTCATAAGCTTTTTCACATGCAGGAACAGTTTTTTGTAAATCAATTATATGAATTCCATTTCTTTTTGAATAAACATATTTTGCCATTTTTGGATTCCATCTTTTTGTTTCATGCCCAAAATGAGCTCCAGCTTCCAAAAGTTGTTTCATTGTTATTACTGACAAAGGTAACCTCCTTTATATTTTTAAGTCATTATTTTTTAAACTTTTATAGCATTTTAAAAATTTTTCAACTGGAAATCCAACTATATTTGTATATGAACCTTTAACTTTAGAAATAAAAATTATTCCCCATCCTTGAATTTTATAACCACCAGCAGCATCTTTCCCTTCACCACTTTTTATATATCTATCTATATCCCTATCCGTTAATTTTCTAAACCAAACATAAGAAACTTCGATAAATTTTTTTTTAAGAACATTATTTTTTAAAATTGAAACTGCTGTCCATACCTCTTGCTTTGCACCAGATAAAATACTTAAATACTCTTTCCATTGTTCATCAGAATTAGGTTTTCCTAATATCCTGCCCTTAACTCTAACAATAGTATCTGCACCTACAACTATATAATTTTTATTTGGTAAAAAATCGCAAGAGTTTTTAAATTTTATAAATCCTTCTTTAGCTTTCTGAAATGATAAATCTAACAAATCAATTTTAAATTTATTTTCTCTTATATTCTCTTCCACATCAGGTGAAACAAAATAAACTTTATCAAAAAGGTGTCTAAAAAACTCCTTTCTTCTTTCTGATGAAGAAGCTAATACAACTTCCATATCCATAAAATCCTCTATCTTAAATTAATAAGTTGTTTGTTTAATTTGAAAATATTTGTATTTTCAAAAGAAATTAATTAATTATTTATTGTTCTTTACTTGCATTTAATTCTCTTAGTATTTTATTTAAATAAGATCTATCAAAATATTCAATAGGTCTTGTAGCAATATAATCTCTTGCTGATGGAGATAAAGGACCAACTGTAATAAGAATAGATTTTGGTGCTTTAAGCTCTTTAGCTTTTAAATATAAGTCTTTAACAACTAACTCACCAACAGAATTTGTGTCTTTAACTATCCTTAATAGAATTATCACATTTTTAGTTTTTACCTGCTTATTTATTACTACATCAATAGTCTCATCATCAAGAATTTCTACATTATTTATCTTACATTTACCTACAATCCTTATAGCTAATTTTTTTGATATATTTATAAATTTCTGCTTATCTGATAACGAAAATTCTTTTATTATGTTATCTGATGATAAAGAACTATATTTTGACAATTTTATTGAAACATCTTTATATTCTGAATTTATAGCTATTATCTTATTCCAATATAGTACTGCATTTTCAATTTTTCCATTTTTTACATATAATTCACCTAAAATATAACAAGCTTCAAGAAAAATTTTTCTCTCAACATCAGAATCCTCTAAAATTTTCAATAATAAAAACTCAGAAGCTTTTAAATCATTTTGAACAAAAAATATGTTTGCCAGAGCAAGCATTGCTTCATGTCTATTCTCTTTTGATACTATAGCTTTTTTTAAATACTCTTTACTTTTTTCATAATCTGATTCTGAATAAAGAGAAATACCAAGGTAAAAATTAGCCTCTATATCATTTGGATATTTAGTAATGTATTGCTCTAATATTTTGATAGTATCCATTACTCTACCAAGTTTATAACAATTAATTCCAAAATATTTTACAAACTCCTTATCCAATTTTACTTTATCCCTCATAGAATAAACTTTCTGAAAAAATGAATCAGCTTTCTGATAATCCTTCAATAAATGATAAATAACTGCAAGTTGTTTCAAAACATCATTATTATTATTATTAAGTCCATAAATAGTTAAAAAATATTTCAATGCTTTTTGATATTTTTTATTATTTTTTGCAGCTAAACCTGCTAAAAAAAGAATATTTTCTTGTCCCCACAATTTTAAAAGTGTAGGATTATCAAGAGCTTTTTCAAGCACAACTAAAGCTTTAGAAAACTCTTCGTTTTTAAAGTATAAAGTTACTAAATTTTCATAAGCTTCTTTTTCATCTGGATGTTCCGCTATCATTTCTAAAAGCTTTTTTTCAGCTTCTGAATTAACTCCCTTTTTCATGTCAATTTGGGCATTTTTTAATTTAATTCTTTTTGTAATATAATTGTATACAAAAATCCCAGATATAAAAAATAATGCTACAAATAAAGAAATTATTATAGTTATGCTAAAATTCATCTTCTATTCACCTGAAATTGTAAATGATTTTTCCTTAATTGCAATATTATTATTCCAATCACTTATTAAAATCTTCATTTTATGCTTTCCATTGTTAACTTGAATGTTAGGAATAATTATAGTATAGTCATCATAGAATAGTCTTTTTAAATTAATAAAGTCATTATAATTTTGATATAAAAACTTTTTACTATAAAAAAGCTTTTCATCGATATATAAATTGATTTCGCTAATAGAATTATATTTTGTTATTCTTTCTATAAATTGAAGTATATAAGCTTTAATCCCAATAGAAATATTTCCTTTACTATAATATTCTCTAAAATAACTCAAATTTCCATAATCATCAACATAATATATATTTGCAATATAAGGTTTTGAAAAATTTTTAAATTTAAAATAATTTAATGGATTTTCATAATTTCCATTTTTAATCACAAAAATATCAAAAAGATTATTATCAATATCAAAATCAGTTTCATTTTCTTTTATAAAATTATCCTCAGTCCTTATTTTTATATCAGTCAATATTATTTTTGTTTCATCATCAAGTTTTATAATGTAATAATTTTTATAAAAATTATTCCCATAAAAATAACCATTATTATGATAAACTATTTCTCCACTAAAAAAAGCTTTAATTGTAATTTCTTTACTATAAACAGTTAACCCAGGTTTAAAACCATTAAATGAAGACATATATGAGTAGTAAACAAATAGATTTATTGAAGAATTTGATAAACCAAAAAAAGTTGTATAAACAATCATAATTAATAGAATAAAAAAGAACTTTGAACTTATTTTCATACTTAACCTTAATTAT is a genomic window containing:
- the rpsB gene encoding 30S ribosomal protein S2, with the translated sequence MSVITMKQLLEAGAHFGHETKRWNPKMAKYVYSKRNGIHIIDLQKTVPACEKAYEAIKETVKKGEKILFVGTKKQAQNEVENWAKDCGMPYVSNRWLGGTLTNFDTIRLSIKKLIEIEELEKNNFPGMSKKEISKTRKVLEKLRKNFAGLKDLDSLPGMLFVIDTVVEENAINEARKLNIPIVAVVDSNSDPDLIDYPIPANDDAIRAISLFCELVAKAVKDAQNETGVSLKTQNENKVKESKSKDENSKKEKEVIENNIDEDKSINEREFF
- a CDS encoding Maf family protein encodes the protein MDMEVVLASSSERRKEFFRHLFDKVYFVSPDVEENIRENKFKIDLLDLSFQKAKEGFIKFKNSCDFLPNKNYIVVGADTIVRVKGRILGKPNSDEQWKEYLSILSGAKQEVWTAVSILKNNVLKKKFIEVSYVWFRKLTDRDIDRYIKSGEGKDAAGGYKIQGWGIIFISKVKGSYTNIVGFPVEKFLKCYKSLKNNDLKI
- the pyrH gene encoding UMP kinase; protein product: MKRILLKITGEALKKEDPISYESILFLLKQIKPLYDNKIQVGIVIGGGNLFRGKNLIKKGFTDFKAHYIGMISTFMNAIAIEEVFVKNGVKTQVFSSLEFNRIFKYYNVQDVNRAFEENYICIFPGGTGNPYFTTDSAAALRAAESSCDILIKATKVDGVYSDDPEKNINAVFYKYISYEDYLSKKLSILDLTAIDICKNANIPVIVLNYYKEKVLEDLILNKKIVGSLIYKEEKWPI
- the uppS gene encoding polyprenyl diphosphate synthase; translation: MNESINILTHIGFIMDGNGRWAQKYGKPRTFGHKEGAKKVKEVCSWCIEYGIKIASFYAFSKENWKRPKNEVETIFSIIKETYKNEFDKIKQMGVKIIHIGDKNGIPNDVLDTMNKIEKESKENDKLVALICLNYSGRFEIVNAIKNILYDFEKGLIKKEDIDEKFIFNYLYTKSYPEPDLIIRTSGELRLSNFLIYQAAYSELYFEPQYWPEYSKENFVNAINDYLKRKRRFGAI
- a CDS encoding tetratricopeptide repeat protein, whose protein sequence is MNFSITIIISLFVALFFISGIFVYNYITKRIKLKNAQIDMKKGVNSEAEKKLLEMIAEHPDEKEAYENLVTLYFKNEEFSKALVVLEKALDNPTLLKLWGQENILFLAGLAAKNNKKYQKALKYFLTIYGLNNNNNDVLKQLAVIYHLLKDYQKADSFFQKVYSMRDKVKLDKEFVKYFGINCYKLGRVMDTIKILEQYITKYPNDIEANFYLGISLYSESDYEKSKEYLKKAIVSKENRHEAMLALANIFFVQNDLKASEFLLLKILEDSDVERKIFLEACYILGELYVKNGKIENAVLYWNKIIAINSEYKDVSIKLSKYSSLSSDNIIKEFSLSDKQKFINISKKLAIRIVGKCKINNVEILDDETIDVVINKQVKTKNVIILLRIVKDTNSVGELVVKDLYLKAKELKAPKSILITVGPLSPSARDYIATRPIEYFDRSYLNKILRELNASKEQ
- the frr gene encoding ribosome recycling factor, encoding MANLNNFYEDIKIKMVKPIINLENELKKIRGGRISAGIVENIKVELSDGKILPIQSIATITLQDARTIVISPWDKANLSFIEKAIQKENINVNPVNDGKIIRLAFPQMTEETRRDLVKTVKNMCEESKVAVRNIRRDFLEKIKQMEKNDEIIEDERKEAEDKLQEFTNKAISKIDKIFEEKEKEIMTI
- the tsf gene encoding translation elongation factor Ts encodes the protein MIASKDDIKKLRDMTGCGIADCKKALEETNGDFNKAIEYLREKGLAKSVKKADREASEGRVFGLVENNCGILVEINCETDFVGNSKDFRDFGEKVTKILLKNKVKSNENIPSEVEGLRGETVLKLNENIKINRIKYIEGDNLHPIVTFIQMGKDGTIIKYKLDKEVNLDNSTKEILEDIAVTASFYKPSYKVYENIEKERLEKERELVMKELKNDPKFANKPDNVLSNIVEGKLRKNFQNECIMELPYYKDETKNIKTLISEVSKKIGANLDIEEFYFVKI